A genomic window from candidate division WOR-3 bacterium includes:
- a CDS encoding V-type ATP synthase subunit D, which produces MENITPTRMNMLIKKRQIKVAESGASLLKNKRDALLSEFLNLIKPLLKEYKELDEILTKAVNTLIFALGKDGSEELRSAALASAKELILKMKEKKVWGVSIPEIEKKDGKKNILLRGYSPFSVTTRIDETADSFEILIDKILSIVPLEIRFKRIGEEIKKTTRRVNALEQKIIPQLKEEVNYIRRVLEDREREDKFRMKLLKKKRV; this is translated from the coding sequence ATGGAAAATATCACTCCCACAAGGATGAATATGTTGATTAAAAAAAGGCAGATAAAAGTAGCAGAAAGTGGTGCTTCTTTGCTGAAAAATAAAAGAGATGCTCTGCTTTCTGAATTTTTGAATCTCATAAAACCGCTTCTAAAGGAATATAAGGAACTTGATGAAATACTTACAAAAGCTGTTAATACCTTAATTTTTGCTCTCGGAAAGGATGGTTCAGAAGAATTGAGATCCGCTGCCCTTGCTTCAGCTAAGGAACTTATACTTAAAATGAAGGAAAAAAAAGTATGGGGTGTTTCAATACCTGAGATTGAAAAGAAAGATGGAAAGAAAAATATACTTTTAAGAGGTTATAGTCCCTTTTCAGTTACAACAAGAATTGACGAAACAGCTGATTCTTTTGAAATTTTGATAGATAAGATTCTTTCAATTGTTCCTCTTGAAATTAGGTTTAAAAGAATAGGTGAAGAAATAAAAAAAACAACAAGGAGAGTTAATGCTCTTGAGCAGAAAATAATACCACAACTTAAGGAAGAAGTTAATTATATAAGAAGAGTACTTGAGGACAGAGAAAGAGAGGATAAATTCAGAATGAAACTTTTAAAGAAAAAGAGGGTTTAA
- a CDS encoding Ig-like domain-containing protein → MKFSKKIFLLFIFSSCGYKAPPPGKPDFENPKIKVINLKDKDTIRDTIKISLEVEDNSKIKWVKMIVDGKEFIIDTIPPFEFKLSPPEKKINVLFQAMDKWENIGSSKTFEIFGPFIDTVKVDTLKKKKK, encoded by the coding sequence ATGAAATTTTCTAAAAAGATATTTCTCCTTTTCATATTTTCCTCCTGCGGCTATAAAGCACCACCACCTGGAAAACCGGATTTTGAAAATCCAAAAATTAAGGTAATTAACTTAAAAGACAAAGATACTATAAGAGACACTATTAAAATATCCTTAGAAGTTGAAGATAATTCAAAAATTAAATGGGTAAAAATGATTGTGGATGGTAAAGAATTTATAATTGATACAATACCCCCTTTCGAATTTAAATTATCACCACCTGAAAAAAAAATAAATGTACTTTTTCAAGCAATGGACAAATGGGAAAATATTGGAAGTTCAAAAACTTTTGAAATTTTTGGTCCCTTTATAGATACAGTAAAGGTTGATACTTTAAAGAAAAAGAAAAAATAA
- a CDS encoding cytochrome c family protein has protein sequence MKTFLLIFLIKAADSPFKDLPHPDSFDFVIALNSDVGNNFEPCGCGNPPFRGGELSKRVFVIKRLKDKYGKKLLTFDTGNYVSPSSNRNLLKIFKDILKMMDIKAMAFLNREAISRKEDIEYLVRNLKYPYFNMNSEYRELLTPYENFILSGIKIYFTSYIPKGSLSQLPEYEKNIFDKLKEKLKKESSILFIVTPYNTELPFDSNCNVFNIIGNSSKFEVSFKKEKGIYSLTISRYGLYMPLLFFAKKGNKIEVKKVLNIPLDNKIEKDLEVEKLKEKWENMRKKEMEEIRKKFMERSQRENSFPLSSACKNCHIQEYLKWKNTKHSKAIDVLISLKKERDFKCLSCHTTGYGKVGGFQSMESSKELANIHCSECHYVDLRNHLSDKKAITYKEENCRKCHNQDQSPDFEYAKYWEKIRH, from the coding sequence ATGAAAACTTTTTTATTAATATTTCTTATTAAAGCAGCAGATTCACCCTTTAAGGATTTGCCCCATCCTGACTCCTTTGATTTTGTGATTGCACTTAATTCTGATGTTGGTAACAATTTTGAACCCTGTGGATGTGGAAATCCACCCTTTAGAGGAGGAGAACTTTCAAAGAGAGTTTTTGTTATAAAAAGATTGAAGGATAAATACGGTAAGAAACTCCTTACCTTTGATACAGGAAATTATGTGAGCCCATCTTCTAACAGAAATCTTTTAAAGATTTTTAAAGATATATTGAAGATGATGGATATTAAAGCAATGGCTTTTCTTAACAGAGAAGCTATATCAAGAAAGGAGGATATTGAATATCTTGTAAGAAATTTGAAGTACCCCTATTTTAATATGAATTCAGAGTACAGAGAACTTTTAACTCCTTATGAAAACTTTATATTAAGTGGAATAAAAATTTATTTTACCTCTTATATTCCTAAAGGTTCATTATCACAGCTTCCAGAATATGAAAAAAATATATTTGATAAATTAAAAGAAAAACTAAAAAAAGAAAGTTCAATTCTTTTTATAGTTACTCCCTATAATACTGAATTACCCTTTGATTCAAATTGTAATGTTTTCAATATTATAGGTAATTCAAGTAAATTTGAGGTTAGTTTTAAAAAGGAAAAGGGAATTTATTCTTTAACTATTTCAAGATATGGTTTATACATGCCTCTCCTTTTCTTTGCAAAAAAAGGTAATAAAATTGAGGTTAAGAAAGTTCTCAATATTCCCCTTGATAACAAAATTGAAAAGGATTTAGAGGTAGAGAAATTAAAGGAAAAATGGGAAAATATGAGAAAAAAGGAAATGGAGGAGATTAGGAAAAAATTTATGGAGAGGTCACAAAGGGAAAATAGTTTTCCTTTATCTTCAGCCTGTAAAAACTGTCATATTCAGGAATATTTAAAATGGAAAAACACAAAACATTCAAAAGCAATTGATGTTCTTATTTCTTTAAAAAAAGAAAGGGACTTTAAATGTTTATCCTGTCATACAACAGGTTATGGTAAAGTGGGTGGTTTTCAATCAATGGAAAGTTCAAAGGAACTTGCAAATATCCATTGTTCTGAGTGTCATTATGTTGATTTAAGAAATCATTTAAGTGATAAAAAAGCTATTACATATAAAGAGGAAAACTGCAGGAAGTGTCACAATCAGGATCAGAGTCCTGATTTTGAATATGCTAAGTACTGGGAAAAAATAAGGCATTAA
- the ispE gene encoding 4-(cytidine 5'-diphospho)-2-C-methyl-D-erythritol kinase has translation MRVLSPSKINFGLWILFKRDDGFHEIRSIFIPIDLCDEIEINYSELTRITATEGPIGDENIVFKTLKIMSEETGKFLSADIFINKKIPIGGGLGGGSSNAASIMKAVNEMYELKLGIEEMLIIAEKIGSDVPFFIFQEPAIVKGRGNEIKKIDLKFPFYFLIHYPGFKIDTRWAYNAISRNLSENISKKEEDFDKVVSLLKENKYHEALYNIENDFEKIIFKEFPEYKTLIDFYKEKGALKSFLTGSGSCLVSVFEDKINIEAQKGKVFWCRQWGVV, from the coding sequence ATGAGGGTTCTCTCACCTTCTAAAATAAATTTTGGTTTATGGATTTTATTTAAAAGAGATGATGGTTTTCACGAAATAAGGTCTATTTTTATTCCAATTGATTTGTGTGATGAAATTGAAATAAATTATTCCGAGCTCACAAGGATAACAGCAACTGAAGGTCCAATTGGTGATGAGAATATAGTTTTTAAGACACTAAAAATTATGAGCGAAGAGACCGGAAAATTTTTAAGTGCAGATATTTTTATAAATAAGAAAATTCCAATAGGGGGTGGGCTCGGAGGTGGTAGTTCAAATGCTGCAAGTATTATGAAAGCTGTAAATGAGATGTATGAATTGAAGCTTGGTATTGAGGAAATGTTAATTATAGCAGAAAAAATTGGTTCTGATGTTCCCTTTTTTATTTTTCAGGAACCGGCAATTGTAAAGGGAAGAGGAAATGAGATTAAAAAAATTGATTTAAAATTTCCCTTTTATTTTCTCATCCATTATCCTGGTTTTAAAATAGATACAAGGTGGGCGTATAATGCTATATCCAGGAACCTATCAGAGAATATAAGTAAAAAAGAAGAGGATTTTGATAAAGTTGTTTCTTTATTAAAAGAGAATAAATATCATGAGGCACTTTATAACATTGAAAACGATTTTGAAAAAATAATTTTTAAAGAATTTCCTGAATATAAAACTTTAATTGATTTTTATAAAGAAAAAGGGGCTTTAAAAAGTTTTTTAACAGGTAGTGGTTCTTGCCTTGTATCAGTTTTTGAGGATAAAATTAATATTGAAGCTCAAAAAGGAAAGGTTTTCTGGTGCAGACAGTGGGGCGTCGTCTAA
- the thiE gene encoding thiamine phosphate synthase yields the protein MRKLPLLYGIFGSKDDNLLYKIERSILGGVKIFQLRMKGAPREEIIKIGKNVKKLCEFFGVIFIVNDDPEIALLLQADGVHIGKDDADIAYVRKKIGNKILGVSCYDSIERAREAEGLGVDYVSMSSPFPSPTKKDKKIVPFETIKKAKDVLKIPLYVIGGINKDNVSLLLSKVKCGICAISGIYEGEDPFINAFEMREKILLYNEGSLTF from the coding sequence GTGAGAAAATTACCATTATTATACGGTATATTTGGTTCAAAAGATGATAATTTACTTTACAAAATAGAAAGGTCCATTTTGGGAGGGGTTAAAATTTTTCAATTGAGAATGAAGGGAGCTCCAAGAGAAGAAATTATAAAAATAGGCAAAAATGTAAAAAAATTATGTGAATTTTTCGGTGTTATTTTTATTGTAAATGATGACCCTGAAATTGCCCTTTTACTTCAGGCAGATGGTGTTCATATAGGTAAGGATGATGCTGATATAGCTTATGTAAGAAAAAAAATAGGTAATAAAATTCTTGGTGTTTCCTGTTATGATAGTATAGAAAGGGCAAGGGAAGCTGAAGGTCTTGGAGTCGATTATGTTTCCATGTCTTCTCCCTTTCCTTCTCCAACGAAAAAAGATAAAAAGATAGTTCCTTTTGAGACTATAAAAAAAGCAAAAGATGTTTTAAAAATTCCCCTATATGTAATTGGTGGAATAAATAAAGATAATGTTTCTCTTTTATTAAGCAAAGTAAAATGTGGTATTTGTGCTATCTCTGGTATTTACGAAGGAGAAGACCCTTTTATCAATGCCTTTGAAATGAGGGAGAAAATTCTTTTATACAATGAGGGTTCTCTCACCTTCTAA
- a CDS encoding oligosaccharide flippase family protein, producing the protein MKKIIKDTVIFAGANTISFVISALGGFLVAKILEPEGYGGFSAYKLFISYLINLHMGIFQGLQREIPFYRELQKEDKLKSLLNTTFSFTFLISLLSIIILLLSSITSSEFFRKSFFITLPLIPFYFLKEFYRFAMKGLEKFKELSFLNIFDSINFIVFVIFFSIYFKAEGAVLGFGISHFILFFFAYFFTRIIFFNFKIKFEDLKSLFQVGFPIFFIGVLNIFLFSIDRVFILGIYGRREFGIYAMAMNFLNLIFQVPIAVATIFLPFLTRKKAKEGSLSEFIIKRDYIIYIYLILVSLLIIIFYPMAFFVIKRFLHKYYTALPLLKFLLLFIPFPTLNYFFYSFLIAENKHSYIIPYHLILIPFTVIVNSVFIPKFELKGACLSYLISQFLFTLITIFLTYRFIKFKILRTITFVTLISFLHFLIFELIF; encoded by the coding sequence ATGAAAAAAATTATCAAGGATACAGTAATTTTTGCTGGTGCAAATACTATTTCTTTTGTAATAAGTGCTCTGGGTGGATTTTTAGTAGCAAAAATTCTTGAACCGGAAGGTTATGGAGGATTTTCTGCTTATAAACTTTTTATTTCCTATCTCATAAATTTGCATATGGGAATCTTTCAGGGGCTTCAGAGAGAGATTCCCTTTTATAGGGAACTTCAAAAAGAGGATAAATTGAAATCTCTTTTAAATACAACATTTTCTTTTACTTTTTTAATTTCTCTTTTAAGTATTATTATTCTTCTTTTATCCTCAATTACTTCCTCAGAATTTTTCAGAAAATCCTTTTTTATAACTCTTCCACTTATACCCTTTTATTTTTTAAAAGAATTTTACAGATTTGCAATGAAGGGACTTGAAAAGTTTAAGGAACTATCCTTTTTAAATATCTTTGATTCAATAAATTTTATTGTTTTCGTAATATTTTTCTCTATTTATTTTAAGGCAGAAGGAGCAGTATTAGGTTTTGGTATATCCCATTTTATTCTTTTCTTTTTCGCCTATTTTTTCACAAGAATTATTTTTTTTAATTTTAAAATTAAATTTGAAGATTTAAAATCTCTTTTTCAGGTTGGCTTTCCTATTTTCTTTATCGGTGTATTAAATATTTTTTTATTTTCAATTGATAGAGTTTTCATTCTTGGAATTTATGGTAGAAGAGAATTTGGAATATATGCAATGGCAATGAACTTTTTAAATCTTATATTTCAGGTACCCATAGCTGTTGCAACTATATTTTTACCTTTTCTTACAAGAAAAAAAGCAAAAGAGGGTTCTTTAAGTGAATTTATTATAAAAAGAGATTACATAATATATATTTATTTAATCTTAGTATCACTTCTTATAATTATTTTTTACCCAATGGCTTTTTTTGTCATAAAAAGATTTTTACACAAGTATTACACAGCTTTACCACTTCTTAAATTTTTACTCCTATTTATTCCCTTTCCAACACTTAATTATTTCTTTTATTCCTTTCTTATTGCAGAAAACAAACATTCCTATATCATTCCCTATCACCTTATTTTAATTCCTTTTACGGTTATTGTTAATTCAGTTTTTATTCCCAAATTTGAACTAAAAGGAGCCTGTTTATCTTATCTTATATCACAATTTTTATTTACATTAATAACAATTTTTTTAACATACAGGTTTATTAAATTTAAAATTTTAAGAACAATTACTTTTGTTACTTTAATTTCCTTTTTACATTTTTTAATATTTGAATTAATTTTTTAA
- a CDS encoding undecaprenyl-phosphate glucose phosphotransferase, with protein sequence MGLKGHPFEKIILFVLDAISLFLGFKTAYWLRFQSGFIPLWRKPVPYEVYLKSFLVVFIVGLLIYLSKGIYEKEKNLNLFDSFFEILKVNFLYILFITFISFYYRQILYSRLVVSFYFIFISFYEFIFRFIFRSVIKILFKKGIIKKDAIIVGEGDILRAIRSKIEERPELGLKINKILTAEEFINGEENPAEGNILILAIPFDKQFLIPEIIKKIEKKKMEIYFAPDIYELMLMGTDTLSFDGIPLLKLKEKGLSLYQRFLKRTFDIVFSFTLLILLFPLFVLIAIIIKLTSKGPVFYKQERVGKDGKVFMLYKFRTMYVGADKEPEPKFTSPSDPRVTKIGRILRKFSIDEFPQFINVLKGDMSIVGPRPERPFFVEKFKKEIPRYDERHRVKGGITGWAQVHGWRGDTSIEERLRYDLYYIDNWSFLLDLKIILKTIFIFLSQKNAY encoded by the coding sequence ATGGGATTAAAAGGACATCCTTTTGAAAAAATAATCCTTTTTGTTCTTGACGCCATTTCACTTTTTCTTGGATTTAAAACAGCATATTGGCTTCGTTTTCAGAGTGGATTTATTCCCCTATGGAGGAAACCTGTACCTTATGAGGTTTATTTGAAATCATTTCTGGTTGTCTTTATTGTAGGACTTTTAATTTATTTGTCAAAAGGAATTTATGAGAAAGAAAAAAACCTAAATCTTTTTGATTCTTTTTTTGAAATTTTAAAGGTTAATTTTTTGTATATTCTTTTTATTACATTTATCTCTTTCTATTACAGGCAGATTTTATATTCAAGGCTTGTAGTATCTTTTTATTTTATTTTTATTTCCTTCTATGAGTTTATTTTCAGATTTATATTCAGAAGTGTTATTAAAATTTTATTTAAAAAGGGGATTATAAAAAAGGACGCAATAATAGTGGGGGAAGGAGATATATTAAGGGCTATAAGGTCAAAGATTGAGGAAAGGCCTGAACTGGGTTTAAAAATTAATAAAATTTTAACTGCTGAGGAATTTATTAATGGAGAAGAAAATCCAGCAGAAGGAAACATACTTATTCTTGCCATACCTTTTGATAAACAGTTTTTAATACCTGAAATTATAAAAAAAATAGAAAAGAAAAAAATGGAAATTTACTTTGCTCCTGATATATATGAACTTATGTTAATGGGAACTGATACACTCTCTTTTGATGGTATTCCCCTTTTAAAGTTGAAAGAAAAGGGATTAAGTCTATACCAGAGATTTTTAAAAAGAACCTTTGATATTGTGTTTTCTTTTACTCTTTTAATCCTTCTTTTTCCTCTGTTTGTTCTTATTGCTATAATAATAAAATTAACTTCAAAAGGTCCTGTTTTTTATAAACAGGAAAGGGTAGGAAAGGATGGTAAGGTATTTATGTTATATAAATTCAGAACGATGTATGTTGGAGCCGACAAAGAACCAGAACCGAAGTTTACAAGTCCCTCTGATCCAAGAGTTACGAAAATAGGAAGAATTTTAAGAAAATTTAGTATTGATGAATTCCCCCAGTTCATAAATGTTCTGAAAGGAGATATGAGTATAGTGGGTCCAAGACCTGAAAGACCATTTTTTGTTGAAAAGTTTAAAAAAGAGATACCAAGATATGATGAAAGACACAGGGTAAAAGGTGGTATAACAGGATGGGCACAGGTTCACGGATGGCGTGGTGACACATCAATAGAGGAAAGGTTGAGATATGATCTTTATTATATTGACAACTGGTCTTTCCTATTAGATTTAAAGATTATTTTAAAAACAATTTTTATCTTTTTATCTCAGAAAAACGCTTATTAA
- a CDS encoding AAA family ATPase produces the protein MKTLNQKDLDYIRNLEIKVKNIKGLKPLEGFIGQKAAVKSMEFGLKISSKSHHIFVSGKPGSGRTSMVLEYVSKIAEKISPPPDVIYVFSHENPFSPKAILLENGQGKKFKKDFEDAINESLEEIKEITKKREFNEAKEKIFKNLLRQRENILNKIYGKARELNILIKAKENGFDLFPLLKGKVLTPEEYSELTQPEKEEFEKKFEEIRREIALRVSEIEKINEDFKEKIRNLLSEFGAKTLLTIFPPLIGKYLNNEDIIKYVKNSVQDILENLDYITSKPDEAYSFFKEKYKVHLFVDNSNQKGAPIVLETHPTLSRIIGRIERVLENPTLDFSGIIPGAFHRANGGFLIIPAEELLKIEPAYTFMKWTLKSGKILIENLSEEENIHTTKTIKPEPVPFSGKVILIGTPYTFFHLKENDPDFNELFKVHIEFKTVMEKNQENLTDYLRFIKTFCDKEKLLYPDIKSIKKILWYSSRLAENQNKLSTNFGAICDLLREANFLAKSENKKEIKENHVREIIKNRFKETEIEETYFEWIKKGIIQIDFEGKKVGTINGLTVLTYGQIVFGRPVRITATCSAGKEGVIDIEREAELSGPIHTKGTQILRGYLGYKYGQNFPIYMTARIVFEQTYEGVEGDSASLAELLAIISSLSEYPIYQNCAVTGSINQFGEVQAVGGLNEKIEGIYRALKYKEFKGKFKVIIPESNITNLCLQDEVLEFIKRGKIEIIAVKNIDEAIRIVFNKNPQTVHEKVLSKLKKYYKILKSE, from the coding sequence ATGAAAACTCTCAACCAAAAAGACCTTGACTATATTAGAAACTTAGAAATAAAAGTTAAAAATATTAAGGGTTTAAAACCCCTTGAAGGATTTATAGGTCAAAAAGCAGCAGTTAAAAGTATGGAATTCGGATTAAAAATAAGTTCAAAAAGTCACCATATTTTTGTATCAGGCAAACCGGGAAGCGGAAGGACAAGTATGGTGCTGGAATACGTGTCAAAAATAGCTGAAAAAATTTCTCCTCCACCTGATGTTATATATGTGTTTTCACACGAAAATCCATTTTCTCCGAAAGCAATATTATTGGAAAATGGACAAGGTAAAAAATTTAAAAAGGATTTTGAAGATGCTATAAATGAAAGTCTCGAAGAAATAAAAGAAATTACAAAAAAAAGGGAATTTAATGAAGCAAAGGAAAAAATTTTTAAAAATTTATTAAGGCAAAGGGAAAATATCCTTAATAAAATCTATGGGAAAGCGAGGGAACTAAATATTCTCATAAAAGCAAAAGAAAACGGTTTTGACTTATTCCCTCTATTAAAAGGCAAAGTCTTAACACCAGAAGAGTATTCGGAGCTCACTCAACCGGAGAAAGAAGAATTTGAAAAGAAATTTGAAGAAATAAGAAGGGAAATTGCCTTAAGGGTTTCTGAAATAGAAAAAATAAACGAAGATTTTAAAGAAAAAATAAGAAATTTACTATCAGAGTTCGGAGCAAAAACTTTATTAACTATTTTTCCACCTTTAATTGGAAAATATCTAAATAATGAGGACATTATAAAATATGTAAAAAATTCAGTACAGGATATTTTAGAAAATTTAGACTATATAACTTCAAAACCCGATGAAGCCTATTCCTTTTTTAAAGAAAAATATAAAGTTCACCTTTTTGTGGATAATTCAAATCAGAAAGGTGCTCCAATTGTTCTTGAAACTCACCCAACCCTTTCAAGAATAATAGGAAGAATTGAAAGAGTTCTTGAAAATCCAACACTTGATTTTTCTGGAATAATACCAGGTGCTTTTCACAGAGCAAATGGAGGTTTCTTAATTATTCCTGCTGAAGAACTTTTAAAAATTGAACCAGCTTACACCTTTATGAAATGGACTTTAAAATCAGGAAAAATTTTAATTGAAAATTTATCAGAAGAGGAAAATATCCACACAACCAAAACCATAAAGCCAGAGCCAGTCCCTTTTAGCGGAAAGGTGATTCTTATAGGAACTCCCTATACTTTTTTCCACTTAAAGGAAAATGATCCTGATTTTAACGAATTATTTAAAGTCCATATAGAATTTAAGACTGTTATGGAAAAAAATCAAGAAAATTTGACTGATTATTTAAGATTTATAAAAACTTTCTGTGATAAAGAAAAACTTTTATATCCAGATATAAAGTCAATTAAAAAAATTTTGTGGTATTCTTCAAGGCTCGCAGAAAATCAAAACAAACTTTCAACAAATTTTGGAGCAATATGTGACCTTTTAAGGGAAGCAAATTTCCTTGCTAAAAGTGAAAATAAAAAGGAAATAAAAGAAAATCATGTGAGGGAAATTATTAAAAATAGATTTAAAGAAACTGAAATTGAAGAAACATATTTTGAATGGATTAAAAAAGGAATAATTCAAATTGATTTTGAAGGTAAAAAGGTTGGAACAATAAACGGACTTACTGTTCTTACTTATGGACAAATAGTGTTTGGAAGACCAGTCAGGATAACTGCAACATGCTCAGCAGGTAAAGAGGGAGTAATAGATATTGAAAGGGAAGCTGAATTATCCGGTCCTATTCATACAAAAGGAACACAGATATTAAGAGGTTATCTTGGGTATAAATACGGACAAAATTTTCCTATTTATATGACAGCAAGAATTGTTTTCGAACAAACCTATGAGGGTGTAGAAGGGGACAGCGCATCTCTTGCAGAACTTCTTGCAATAATATCATCTCTTTCAGAATATCCTATTTACCAAAACTGTGCAGTAACTGGTTCTATAAATCAATTTGGAGAAGTTCAGGCAGTTGGTGGATTAAATGAAAAAATTGAAGGAATTTATAGAGCTCTAAAATATAAAGAATTTAAAGGAAAATTTAAGGTAATAATTCCTGAATCAAATATAACAAATCTCTGTCTTCAGGACGAAGTTCTTGAGTTTATAAAAAGAGGTAAAATAGAGATTATAGCAGTTAAAAATATTGATGAAGCGATAAGAATAGTTTTTAACAAAAATCCTCAAACTGTTCACGAAAAAGTTCTCTCAAAACTTAAAAAATATTACAAAATTTTAAAATCAGAATAA
- a CDS encoding spore photoproduct lyase family protein translates to MGYISLFDPFKDGLCTCEKKYTINPYTGCNHRCRYCYITSYIRDGFKLRLKKNYVEIIKREIKKIKNVYPFNLSSSSDPYPEIEKKLLLTRKTLILLKEKNFKVSIITKSPLVLRDIDILREMNSFVSFTITHYSDEISRKVEPFAPPVSERIKAAGKLIREGIKVCIRIDPVIPGYNDKKDIACKILKNLNGVFMVVFSTYKAKPDNFLRMKEIFPHLENLPWEKKKVRGYRYLSYDFRREILEKLVKEAKNFCEKIGLCREDLPDLKNTKSCDPVFELNL, encoded by the coding sequence ATGGGATATATAAGTTTATTTGACCCTTTTAAAGATGGTCTCTGTACCTGTGAAAAAAAATATACCATCAATCCCTATACAGGTTGTAATCACAGATGCAGATACTGTTATATAACAAGTTATATAAGAGATGGATTCAAATTAAGATTAAAAAAAAATTATGTTGAGATTATAAAAAGGGAAATTAAAAAAATAAAAAATGTTTATCCTTTCAACCTTTCCTCTTCCTCTGACCCTTATCCAGAAATTGAAAAAAAATTACTTTTAACAAGGAAAACCCTTATTCTATTAAAAGAAAAAAATTTTAAAGTTTCAATAATAACAAAGTCACCACTTGTTTTAAGGGATATTGATATACTTAGAGAAATGAACTCCTTTGTATCTTTTACAATTACCCATTATTCAGATGAAATTTCAAGGAAAGTTGAACCATTTGCACCACCTGTTAGTGAGAGAATAAAAGCAGCAGGAAAATTAATAAGGGAAGGAATAAAAGTTTGTATAAGAATAGATCCGGTTATTCCTGGATACAATGATAAAAAGGATATAGCTTGTAAAATTTTAAAAAATCTTAATGGAGTTTTTATGGTTGTTTTTTCAACATATAAAGCAAAACCGGATAATTTTTTAAGAATGAAAGAGATATTTCCTCATTTAGAAAATTTACCATGGGAAAAAAAGAAAGTAAGGGGTTATAGGTATTTAAGCTATGATTTTAGAAGAGAAATTCTTGAAAAACTTGTAAAAGAAGCAAAAAATTTTTGTGAAAAAATTGGATTATGCAGGGAAGATTTACCGGATTTAAAAAATACAAAATCCTGTGACCCTGTTTTTGAGTTAAATCTTTGA
- the frr gene encoding ribosome recycling factor, translating into MEEIIKDGSERMVKTINNLKDELKKLRTGRASPHILESIKVNYYGQEIPIIQIAGIGVPEPRLIVIKPYDKNVIGEIEKAILKSGIGLNPKVEGGVIKIPIPPLSEERRRELVKLVKKFGEDSKIALRNIRRDLMDKIKEKKDKGEISEDDAERLKKKVQDLTEEKTKEVDEIIKIKEKEIMEE; encoded by the coding sequence ATGGAGGAAATAATTAAAGATGGTAGCGAGAGGATGGTTAAAACCATTAACAATTTAAAGGATGAACTTAAAAAATTAAGAACAGGAAGAGCCTCTCCCCATATTCTTGAAAGTATTAAAGTTAATTACTACGGGCAGGAGATCCCAATAATCCAAATTGCAGGTATTGGTGTACCAGAACCAAGATTAATTGTTATAAAACCCTATGACAAAAATGTAATAGGTGAAATTGAAAAAGCAATTTTAAAAAGTGGAATAGGACTTAATCCAAAGGTTGAAGGTGGTGTTATAAAGATTCCGATACCACCTCTTTCTGAAGAAAGGAGAAGAGAACTTGTAAAACTTGTTAAAAAATTTGGGGAAGATTCAAAAATTGCCTTAAGAAACATAAGAAGGGATTTAATGGATAAAATAAAAGAAAAAAAAGATAAGGGAGAAATTTCAGAGGATGATGCTGAAAGATTAAAGAAAAAGGTTCAGGATTTAACAGAGGAAAAAACAAAAGAAGTTGATGAAATAATAAAAATAAAGGAAAAGGAAATAATGGAAGAATGA